From Ramlibacter tataouinensis, the proteins below share one genomic window:
- a CDS encoding DUF4126 domain-containing protein, with protein MDRIVDTPQLLALAAALGWLSGIRLYAAVLLTGLAGYFGLVDLPHGLNVLQHPGVLGVSGFMCFVEFFADKIPYVDTVWDTIHTVIRIPAGAALAAAALGADNDAMTWIAALLGGGLAATAHTAKLTTRAAVNTSPEPFSNVAVSLVEDGMVVFMLWLAAEHPVIFAVALVLSIALAIALMVLLYKFLRLAARRVAEFFGGSPALRR; from the coding sequence CTGGACCGCATCGTCGACACGCCGCAGCTGCTGGCGCTGGCGGCGGCGCTCGGCTGGCTGAGCGGCATCCGGCTCTACGCGGCGGTGCTGCTGACCGGGCTGGCGGGCTACTTCGGGCTGGTCGACCTGCCGCACGGCCTGAACGTGCTGCAGCACCCGGGTGTGCTGGGGGTCAGCGGCTTCATGTGCTTCGTCGAGTTCTTCGCCGACAAGATTCCCTATGTGGACACGGTGTGGGACACCATCCACACGGTGATCCGCATTCCGGCCGGCGCGGCGCTGGCGGCGGCGGCGCTGGGCGCCGACAACGACGCGATGACCTGGATCGCCGCGCTGCTGGGCGGCGGCCTCGCGGCCACCGCGCACACCGCCAAGCTCACCACGCGTGCCGCCGTCAACACTTCGCCCGAGCCCTTCTCCAACGTCGCGGTCTCGCTGGTCGAGGATGGCATGGTGGTGTTCATGCTGTGGCTGGCCGCCGAGCACCCGGTGATCTTCGCCGTCGCGCTGGTGCTGAGCATCGCGCTGGCGATCGCGCTGATGGTGCTGCTGTACAAGTTCCTGCGGCTGGCGGCGCGCAGGGTGGCAGAGTTTTTTGGCGGCAGCCCGGCGCTGCGGCGCTAG
- a CDS encoding enoyl-CoA hydratase/isomerase family protein, whose protein sequence is MKHLELRFDSGIATVTLNRPEVRNAFNDEVIAELTAVFAELGERDEVRCIVLAANGAAFCAGADLNWMKRMAEYTREENLEDARALAEMLRMLYHCAKPTVARVQGDVYAGGMGLVAACDMAVSVDAANYCLSEVKLGLIPATISPYVIRAMGARAAHRYFLTAERFDAAEALRIGFVHEVVKPEALEARVGAITQALVQAGPAAMKACKALVQDVAGRDITRSLIERTVQGIADIRVSDEGREGIQSFLQKRKPGWLAQN, encoded by the coding sequence ATGAAGCACCTGGAGCTGCGGTTCGACAGCGGCATCGCCACCGTCACGCTGAACCGCCCCGAAGTCCGCAACGCCTTCAACGACGAGGTCATCGCCGAGCTCACCGCGGTGTTCGCCGAGCTCGGCGAGCGCGACGAAGTGCGCTGCATCGTGCTGGCGGCCAACGGCGCCGCTTTCTGCGCCGGGGCCGACCTGAACTGGATGAAGCGCATGGCGGAGTACACCCGCGAGGAGAACCTCGAGGACGCGCGCGCGCTGGCCGAGATGCTGCGCATGCTCTACCACTGCGCCAAGCCGACGGTGGCGCGCGTCCAAGGCGACGTATATGCCGGCGGCATGGGGCTGGTGGCGGCCTGCGACATGGCGGTGTCGGTGGACGCCGCGAACTACTGCCTGAGCGAAGTCAAGCTCGGCCTCATCCCGGCGACCATCAGCCCCTACGTGATCCGGGCGATGGGCGCGCGCGCGGCGCACCGCTACTTCCTCACGGCCGAGCGTTTCGATGCGGCCGAGGCGCTGCGGATCGGCTTCGTGCACGAGGTGGTCAAGCCAGAAGCGCTGGAGGCCCGCGTCGGCGCGATCACCCAGGCCCTGGTGCAGGCCGGGCCGGCCGCGATGAAGGCGTGCAAGGCGCTGGTGCAGGACGTGGCCGGCCGCGACATCACGCGCTCACTGATCGAGCGCACGGTGCAGGGCATCGCCGACATCCGCGTGAGCGACGAGGGCCGCGAAGGCATCCAGTCTTTCCTGCAAAAGCGCAAGCCCGGATGGCTCGCGCAGAATTGA
- a CDS encoding acyl-CoA dehydrogenase family protein → MESIYLSEEHERLREQVARFIAREVEPHADQWEEQGFVPRELLRRMGAAGLFGLMYESAYGGAEADALTNLVFAEALSQSTYAGFIITVLVHTDMASPHLHHAGSPAQKDKYLRRVIAGELITAVAITEPGAGSDVAGIRTTARRDGDAWVLNGTKMFITNGVHADLYFVAAKSGPGKREVSMFIVEKGTPGFSVGRALKKTGWLSSDTAELVFDNVRIPAANLLGEEGRGFYSVMKNFQTERIALAAMAVGHCQQALRLTLEYVKQRQAFGGALWDQQVIRQRLSMLDAKTRAARQFMYHCAWRVTQGHDIVQDVSMLKALTGELVNEVVQACQQFHGGMGYIRETAIERLWRDARVLAIGGGATEVMLEEVAKRY, encoded by the coding sequence TTGGAATCGATCTACCTTTCCGAGGAGCACGAGCGGCTGCGTGAGCAGGTCGCCCGTTTCATTGCCCGCGAAGTCGAGCCGCATGCCGACCAGTGGGAAGAGCAGGGCTTCGTGCCGCGCGAACTGCTGCGCCGCATGGGCGCGGCGGGCCTGTTCGGGCTGATGTACGAGTCGGCGTACGGCGGCGCCGAGGCCGACGCGCTGACCAACCTGGTGTTCGCCGAGGCGCTGTCGCAGTCGACCTATGCCGGCTTCATCATCACCGTGCTGGTCCACACCGACATGGCCAGTCCCCACCTGCACCATGCGGGCAGCCCGGCGCAGAAGGACAAGTACCTGCGCCGGGTCATCGCCGGCGAGCTGATCACGGCGGTGGCGATCACCGAGCCGGGCGCGGGCTCCGACGTCGCCGGCATCCGCACGACGGCGCGCCGCGACGGTGATGCCTGGGTGCTCAACGGCACCAAGATGTTCATCACCAACGGCGTGCATGCCGACCTCTATTTCGTCGCGGCGAAGTCGGGGCCGGGAAAGCGCGAGGTTTCGATGTTCATCGTCGAGAAGGGCACGCCCGGCTTTTCGGTCGGCCGGGCGCTGAAGAAGACCGGCTGGCTCTCTTCCGACACCGCCGAGCTGGTGTTCGACAACGTGCGCATCCCGGCGGCCAACCTGCTGGGCGAGGAGGGCAGGGGCTTCTACTCGGTGATGAAGAACTTCCAGACCGAGCGCATCGCGCTGGCCGCGATGGCCGTGGGCCACTGCCAGCAGGCGCTGCGGCTGACGCTGGAGTACGTGAAGCAGCGCCAGGCCTTCGGCGGCGCGCTGTGGGACCAGCAGGTGATCCGCCAGCGGCTCTCGATGCTGGACGCGAAGACCCGCGCGGCGCGGCAGTTCATGTACCACTGCGCCTGGCGCGTCACGCAGGGCCACGACATCGTGCAGGACGTGTCCATGCTGAAGGCGCTGACCGGCGAGCTGGTCAATGAAGTGGTGCAGGCCTGCCAGCAGTTCCACGGCGGCATGGGCTACATCCGCGAGACCGCGATCGAGCGGCTGTGGCGCGACGCCCGGGTGCTGGCCATCGGCGGCGGCGCCACCGAGGTGATGCTGGAGGAAGTGGCCAAGCGCTACTGA
- a CDS encoding acetyl/propionyl/methylcrotonyl-CoA carboxylase subunit alpha, with translation MFKKILIANRGEIACRVAATARRLGLRTVAVYSDADAHAKHVAACDEAVHIGGSAPKDSYLRWERILDAAKATGAEAIHPGYGFLSENEDFAQACADAGLVFIGPPASAIKAMGLKAESKQLMEKAGVPLVPGYHGAGQDASLLAAEAERIGYPVLIKASAGGGGKGMRAVDRQADFIAALESCKREAINSFGDDAVLIEKYVQRPRHIEIQVFGDTHGNYVYLFERDCSVQRRHQKVLEEAPAPGMSEALRREMGAAAVAAARAVNYVGAGTVEFIVEQRGREMSPDAGPPQGGTAPSGGSEPREAGSVGAMSFFFMEMNTRLQVEHPVTEAITGQDLVEWQLRVAAGEPLPKKQDELRISGHAIEARICAENPDNNFLPATGRLQVARWPQHVAFCRNADAEPFHAAAPVRIDAGFGEGDAISPFYDSMIAKLIVHGDSREQALARLDEALARTHIVGLATNVQFLRYAARSRSFAQADLDTALIPREQAVLFKQQPLPLAHAAAAAIAQALLQDRQAQGRDPFSRRDGWRSHGVTTRRFEFDFGGEHAKALLSYLHDGSLVLTVGNVSGALSFAETGQGLDIHFAGQRFSAAVYASGETDHVFSPAGAAQIVSLDLLAHAGEGAADAGRLTAPMPGKVVSFSVKAGEKVAKGQPLAVMEAMKMEHTIAAPADGTVAELLYAPGDQVAEGAELLKLSL, from the coding sequence ATGTTCAAGAAAATACTGATCGCCAACCGCGGTGAGATCGCCTGCCGCGTCGCCGCCACCGCGCGGCGCCTGGGCCTGCGGACCGTGGCGGTGTATTCCGACGCCGACGCCCATGCGAAGCACGTCGCCGCCTGTGACGAGGCGGTGCACATCGGCGGCAGCGCCCCCAAGGACAGCTACCTGCGCTGGGAGCGCATCCTCGATGCCGCCAAGGCCACCGGCGCCGAGGCCATCCATCCCGGCTACGGCTTCCTCAGCGAGAACGAGGATTTCGCCCAGGCCTGCGCCGATGCCGGGCTGGTGTTCATCGGTCCGCCGGCCTCCGCCATCAAGGCGATGGGGCTGAAGGCCGAATCCAAGCAGCTGATGGAGAAGGCGGGCGTGCCGCTGGTGCCGGGCTACCACGGCGCCGGCCAGGACGCTTCGCTGCTGGCCGCCGAGGCCGAGCGCATCGGCTACCCGGTGCTGATCAAGGCCAGCGCCGGCGGCGGCGGCAAAGGCATGCGCGCGGTGGACAGGCAGGCCGACTTCATCGCCGCGCTCGAGTCGTGCAAGCGCGAAGCCATCAACAGCTTCGGCGACGACGCGGTGCTGATCGAGAAGTACGTGCAGCGGCCTCGTCACATCGAGATCCAGGTGTTCGGCGACACCCACGGCAACTATGTCTACCTGTTCGAGCGCGACTGCTCGGTGCAGCGCCGCCACCAGAAGGTGCTGGAGGAAGCGCCAGCGCCCGGCATGAGCGAGGCGTTGCGCCGCGAGATGGGTGCGGCGGCGGTGGCCGCGGCCCGCGCCGTGAACTACGTGGGCGCCGGCACGGTGGAGTTCATCGTCGAGCAGCGTGGCCGCGAAATGAGTCCCGACGCCGGGCCGCCCCAAGGCGGGACAGCCCCCTCGGGGGGCAGCGAACCACGCGAAGCGGGGAGTGTGGGGGCCATGAGTTTCTTCTTCATGGAGATGAACACCCGGCTGCAGGTCGAGCATCCCGTCACCGAGGCCATCACCGGCCAGGACCTGGTCGAGTGGCAGCTGCGCGTGGCCGCCGGCGAGCCGCTGCCGAAGAAGCAGGACGAGCTCAGGATCAGCGGCCATGCGATCGAGGCGCGCATCTGCGCCGAGAACCCGGACAACAACTTCCTGCCGGCCACCGGGCGGCTTCAGGTCGCGCGCTGGCCGCAGCACGTGGCCTTCTGCCGCAACGCCGATGCCGAGCCCTTCCACGCCGCCGCACCGGTGCGCATCGATGCCGGCTTCGGCGAAGGCGATGCGATTTCGCCGTTCTACGACTCGATGATCGCCAAGCTGATCGTCCACGGCGACAGCCGCGAGCAGGCGCTGGCCCGGCTGGACGAGGCGCTGGCGCGCACCCACATCGTGGGGCTGGCCACCAACGTGCAGTTCCTGCGCTATGCCGCGCGCAGCCGCTCCTTCGCCCAGGCCGACCTGGACACGGCGCTGATCCCGCGCGAGCAGGCGGTGCTGTTCAAGCAGCAGCCGCTGCCGCTGGCGCACGCCGCGGCCGCGGCGATCGCCCAGGCCCTGTTGCAGGACCGGCAGGCCCAGGGGCGCGACCCCTTCAGCCGCCGCGACGGCTGGCGCTCGCACGGCGTGACCACGCGCCGCTTCGAGTTCGATTTCGGCGGCGAGCATGCCAAGGCGCTGCTGAGCTACTTGCATGACGGCAGCCTGGTGCTGACCGTCGGCAACGTGTCGGGCGCGCTCTCGTTCGCCGAGACCGGCCAGGGCCTGGACATCCATTTCGCGGGCCAGCGCTTCAGCGCCGCGGTGTACGCCAGCGGCGAGACCGATCATGTGTTCAGCCCGGCCGGCGCCGCCCAGATCGTGTCGCTGGACCTGTTGGCGCACGCGGGCGAAGGCGCGGCCGATGCGGGGCGGCTGACGGCGCCCATGCCGGGCAAGGTGGTGTCCTTCTCGGTCAAGGCCGGCGAGAAGGTGGCCAAGGGCCAGCCGCTGGCCGTGATGGAGGCGATGAAGATGGAGCACACCATCGCCGCGCCGGCCGACGGCACCGTGGCCGAGCTGCTGTATGCGCCGGGCGACCAGGTGGCCGAGGGCGCCGAGTTGCTCAAGCTGTCGCTGTAG
- a CDS encoding carboxyl transferase domain-containing protein, which yields MHLETQLNPRSAEFQSNAAAMQALVDDLNAQVAKAAAGGGEAARAKHTARGKLLPRDRVQMLLDPGTPFLELAPLAAHGMYRGEAPCAGVIAGIGRVSGFDCMIVCNDATVKGGTYYPMTVKKHLRAQEIARENRLPCIYLVDSGGANLPNQDEVFPDREHFGRIFYNQANMSAQGIAQIAVVMGSCTAGGAYVPAMSDETIIVKNQGTIFLGGPPLVKAATGEVVSAEDLGGGDAHTRLSGVADHLAQNDLHALALARQAVATLNRPKDWPVQRREPRPPKYDPREIYGVVPTDTRKPYDVREIIARIVDDSEFHEFKARFGTTLVCGFAHIDGMPVGFVANNGILFSESAQKGAHFIELCCHRKVPLIFLQNITGFMVGRKYENEGIARHGAKMVTAVATATVPKFTIIIGGSFGAGNYGMCGRAYSPRFLWMWPNARISVMGGEQAASVLATVKRDGIEAKGGSWSAEEEAAFKQPLLDQFAHQAHPYYASARLWDDGVIDPADTRRVLALGLSATMNAPIGEPKFGVFRM from the coding sequence ATGCACCTGGAGACACAGCTCAACCCCCGCTCCGCCGAATTCCAGTCCAACGCAGCCGCCATGCAGGCGCTGGTGGACGACCTCAACGCGCAGGTCGCCAAGGCTGCGGCCGGCGGCGGCGAGGCGGCTCGCGCCAAGCACACCGCGCGCGGCAAGCTGCTGCCGCGCGATCGCGTGCAGATGCTGCTCGACCCCGGCACGCCCTTCCTGGAGCTGGCGCCGCTGGCCGCGCACGGCATGTACCGGGGCGAGGCGCCCTGCGCCGGCGTGATCGCCGGCATCGGCCGCGTCAGCGGCTTTGACTGCATGATCGTGTGCAACGACGCCACGGTGAAGGGCGGCACCTACTACCCGATGACGGTGAAGAAGCACCTGCGGGCCCAGGAGATCGCGCGCGAGAACCGGCTGCCCTGCATCTACCTGGTGGACTCGGGCGGGGCCAACCTGCCGAACCAGGACGAGGTGTTCCCCGACCGCGAGCACTTCGGGCGCATCTTCTACAACCAGGCGAACATGAGCGCCCAGGGCATCGCGCAGATCGCCGTGGTGATGGGCTCTTGCACCGCCGGCGGCGCCTACGTGCCGGCGATGAGCGACGAGACCATCATCGTCAAGAACCAGGGCACCATCTTCCTGGGCGGCCCGCCGCTGGTGAAGGCGGCCACCGGCGAAGTGGTGTCGGCCGAGGACCTGGGTGGCGGCGACGCGCACACGCGCCTGTCGGGCGTGGCCGATCACCTGGCGCAGAACGACCTGCACGCGCTGGCGCTGGCGCGCCAGGCGGTGGCGACCCTGAACCGGCCCAAGGACTGGCCGGTGCAGCGGCGCGAGCCCAGGCCGCCGAAGTACGACCCCCGGGAGATCTACGGCGTCGTCCCCACCGACACGCGCAAGCCCTACGACGTGCGCGAGATCATCGCGCGCATCGTGGACGACTCGGAGTTCCACGAGTTCAAGGCCCGCTTCGGCACCACACTGGTGTGCGGCTTCGCCCACATCGATGGCATGCCGGTTGGCTTCGTGGCCAACAACGGCATCCTGTTCTCCGAGTCGGCGCAGAAAGGCGCGCACTTCATCGAGCTGTGCTGCCACCGCAAGGTGCCGCTGATCTTCCTGCAGAACATCACCGGCTTCATGGTCGGGCGCAAGTACGAGAACGAAGGCATTGCGCGCCATGGCGCCAAGATGGTGACTGCGGTGGCGACCGCCACCGTGCCCAAGTTCACCATCATCATCGGCGGCAGCTTCGGCGCCGGCAACTACGGCATGTGCGGCCGCGCCTACTCGCCGCGCTTCCTCTGGATGTGGCCGAACGCGCGCATCAGCGTGATGGGCGGCGAGCAGGCGGCCAGCGTGCTGGCGACCGTCAAGCGCGACGGCATCGAGGCCAAGGGCGGCAGCTGGAGCGCGGAGGAGGAGGCGGCCTTCAAGCAGCCGCTGCTGGACCAGTTTGCGCACCAGGCGCATCCCTACTACGCCAGCGCGCGCCTGTGGGACGATGGCGTGATCGATCCCGCCGACACGCGGCGCGTGCTGGCGCTGGGCCTGTCGGCGACCATGAACGCGCCGATCGGCGAGCCGAAATTCGGCGTGTTCCGGATGTGA
- a CDS encoding 2-hydroxyacid dehydrogenase — protein sequence MRILFCATQQKAQPWVEGLRRAMPGAEVQEWQPGAPQADHAVVWAPPQQFLDEQPGLKGIFNIGAGVDALLQLRLPPAAKLVRIDDGGMAVQMAEFVCHALIRHFRELDGYEDDVRHGAWSYRRPRERADFPVGIMGLGVLGERVCEAVRQFEFPLRGWSRTRKALPGVECFAGAEEFDAFLAGTRMLVCLLPLTPDTEGIMNRRTLSLLMPGGFVINVARGAHLVEEDLLALLDSGRLAGAALDVFRTEPLPEGHPFWRHPKVTVTPHTSARTLRAESIAQITGKIRALERGEPISGVVDPERGY from the coding sequence ATGCGGATTCTTTTTTGTGCCACCCAGCAGAAGGCGCAGCCCTGGGTCGAGGGCCTGCGGCGCGCCATGCCCGGTGCCGAGGTGCAGGAGTGGCAGCCCGGCGCGCCCCAGGCCGACCATGCGGTGGTGTGGGCTCCGCCCCAGCAGTTCCTGGACGAGCAGCCGGGGCTCAAGGGCATCTTCAATATCGGTGCCGGTGTCGACGCGCTGCTGCAGCTGAGGCTGCCGCCGGCCGCGAAGCTGGTGCGCATCGACGACGGCGGCATGGCGGTGCAGATGGCCGAGTTCGTCTGCCATGCCCTGATCCGGCATTTCCGCGAACTCGACGGCTACGAGGACGATGTGCGGCACGGCGCCTGGTCCTACCGGCGGCCGCGCGAGCGCGCGGACTTCCCGGTGGGCATCATGGGCCTGGGCGTGCTCGGCGAGCGTGTGTGCGAAGCGGTGCGGCAGTTCGAGTTTCCGCTGCGCGGCTGGAGCCGCACGCGCAAGGCGCTGCCGGGCGTCGAATGTTTCGCCGGCGCGGAAGAATTCGATGCCTTCCTGGCCGGCACGCGGATGCTGGTGTGCCTGCTGCCGCTCACGCCCGACACCGAGGGCATCATGAACCGGCGCACGCTGTCGCTGCTGATGCCCGGTGGCTTCGTGATCAACGTGGCGCGCGGCGCCCACCTGGTCGAAGAAGACCTGCTCGCGCTGCTGGACAGCGGCCGGCTGGCGGGCGCGGCGCTGGATGTGTTTCGCACCGAGCCGCTGCCCGAGGGTCATCCGTTCTGGCGGCACCCCAAGGTCACGGTCACGCCGCACACCTCGGCGCGGACCCTGCGCGCCGAGTCGATCGCGCAGATCACCGGCAAGATCCGGGCGCTGGAGCGGGGAGAGCCCATCTCCGGTGTGGTTGACCCGGAAAGAGGATACTGA
- a CDS encoding aldo/keto reductase, protein MDYRQLGRSGLMVSPLCLGGNVFGWTADERMSFAILDGWVEAGFNFIDTADVYSRWAPGHQGGESETVIGRWLKQGRRRDKVVIATKVGFDMGEGRIGLSARWIEQAVNDSLRRLQTDCIDLYQAHRDDADTPLEETLEAFARLIKAGKVRAIGASNYGAARLGEALAISRREGWPRYESLQPLYNLYDRDAFESELRPLCLAQDIGVFSFYALAAGFLSGKYRSADDVAKSPRGANTVKKYLNERGLKILAALDEATRRTGAPQARIAVAWVMAQPGVTAPIASASTPAQLQELVQAARLVLDREIMELLARASTPEAASSAQGL, encoded by the coding sequence ATGGATTACCGCCAACTCGGCCGCTCCGGCCTGATGGTTTCGCCGCTGTGCCTGGGTGGCAACGTGTTCGGCTGGACCGCCGACGAGCGCATGTCCTTCGCCATCCTCGACGGCTGGGTCGAGGCGGGCTTCAACTTCATCGATACCGCCGACGTCTATTCGCGCTGGGCGCCCGGCCATCAGGGCGGCGAATCCGAAACCGTCATCGGCCGCTGGCTCAAGCAGGGCCGGCGCCGCGACAAGGTGGTGATCGCCACCAAGGTCGGCTTCGACATGGGCGAGGGCCGCATCGGCCTGTCGGCACGCTGGATCGAGCAGGCGGTCAACGACTCGCTGCGGCGGCTGCAGACCGACTGCATCGACCTGTACCAGGCGCACCGGGACGACGCCGACACGCCGCTCGAGGAGACGCTGGAGGCGTTCGCCAGGCTGATCAAGGCCGGCAAGGTGCGCGCCATCGGCGCCTCGAACTACGGCGCCGCGCGCCTGGGCGAGGCGCTGGCGATCAGCCGGCGCGAGGGCTGGCCGCGTTACGAGAGCCTGCAGCCGCTGTACAACCTGTACGACCGGGACGCCTTCGAAAGCGAGCTGCGGCCCCTGTGCCTGGCGCAGGACATCGGCGTGTTCAGCTTCTACGCGCTGGCGGCCGGCTTCCTCTCGGGCAAGTACCGCAGCGCCGATGACGTGGCCAAGAGCCCGCGCGGCGCCAACACCGTCAAGAAATACCTGAACGAGCGCGGCCTGAAGATCCTGGCCGCGCTGGACGAGGCCACGCGGCGCACCGGCGCGCCGCAGGCCCGCATCGCCGTGGCATGGGTGATGGCGCAGCCCGGCGTCACCGCCCCCATCGCCAGCGCCAGCACGCCGGCGCAACTGCAGGAACTGGTGCAGGCGGCGCGTCTGGTGCTGGATCGCGAGATCATGGAACTGCTGGCCCGCGCCAGCACGCCGGAGGCTGCCAGCAGCGCCCAAGGCCTGTGA
- a CDS encoding AraC family transcriptional regulator: MPPSAPTAATPMAFARVIAAACRRGGVNPAEVLKQAQIAPERLQLADARMTAREMEVLSGTAMQALDDEGLGAFARPLPWGSYGMLARASLSSPNLGVALKRWCRHHGLITGDIELQLQSHGELAAITLEERANLARHGAGAREFCLVHVLRNIHGLACWYVDSRIALQGARFPFAAPPHAEAYRFMFPGPVEFRAAQASIRFDARYLMLPLRRDETALRRMLQRALPLTVLQYRRDRLLVEQVRQALVGRPEQARSAEGLARLLHLSARTLHRQLKEEGASLQQLKDEVRRERAAELLYRTEQPLKQVAQAIGFRNEKSFIRAFRQWTGASPAEFRARR; encoded by the coding sequence ATGCCCCCTTCCGCCCCCACGGCCGCCACCCCGATGGCCTTCGCCCGGGTGATCGCCGCCGCGTGCCGGCGCGGCGGCGTGAACCCGGCGGAGGTCCTGAAGCAGGCACAGATCGCGCCAGAGCGGCTGCAGCTGGCGGACGCGCGCATGACCGCGCGGGAGATGGAAGTCCTGTCCGGGACGGCGATGCAGGCGCTGGACGACGAGGGCCTGGGCGCCTTCGCCCGCCCCCTGCCATGGGGCAGCTACGGCATGCTGGCGCGCGCCTCGCTCAGCTCGCCGAACCTCGGCGTTGCGCTCAAGCGCTGGTGCCGCCACCACGGGCTGATCACCGGCGACATCGAGTTGCAGTTGCAGTCCCACGGCGAGCTCGCGGCGATCACGCTCGAGGAGCGCGCCAACCTTGCGCGCCACGGCGCCGGGGCGCGCGAGTTCTGCCTGGTGCATGTGCTGCGCAACATCCACGGCCTGGCCTGCTGGTACGTCGACTCGCGCATCGCGCTGCAGGGCGCGCGATTTCCCTTCGCCGCGCCGCCGCATGCCGAGGCCTATCGCTTCATGTTCCCGGGGCCGGTCGAGTTCCGGGCGGCGCAGGCCTCGATCCGCTTCGATGCGCGCTACCTGATGCTGCCGCTGCGCCGCGACGAGACGGCGCTGCGCCGCATGCTGCAACGCGCGCTGCCGCTCACGGTGCTGCAGTACCGGCGCGACCGCCTGCTGGTCGAGCAGGTGCGGCAGGCCCTGGTCGGGCGGCCGGAACAGGCGCGCAGCGCCGAGGGCCTGGCCCGGCTGCTGCACCTGTCCGCGCGCACCCTGCACCGCCAGCTCAAGGAGGAAGGCGCGAGCCTGCAGCAGCTCAAGGACGAGGTGCGGCGCGAGCGCGCCGCCGAGCTGCTCTATCGCACCGAGCAGCCGCTCAAGCAGGTGGCCCAGGCCATCGGCTTTCGCAACGAGAAGAGCTTCATCCGGGCCTTTCGCCAGTGGACTGGCGCCAGTCCGGCCGAGTTTCGTGCGCGGCGTTGA
- a CDS encoding PaaI family thioesterase has product MDEGRALQDVIKVHCFGCGSLNERGLQIKSHWAGPEELVCRWQPQPFHIGHPGVVYGGMIASVVDCHAMWTAMAAHCRDSGIEMDGTALPFAYVTGKLSVSYLKPAVIDQPLELRARVVDKGERRSTVECVVLQRGQECARAEVIAVRVQPLA; this is encoded by the coding sequence ATGGATGAAGGCCGCGCGCTGCAGGACGTCATCAAGGTGCACTGCTTTGGCTGCGGGTCGCTCAACGAGCGGGGCCTGCAGATCAAGAGCCACTGGGCCGGCCCGGAAGAGCTGGTCTGCCGCTGGCAGCCCCAGCCCTTCCACATCGGCCATCCCGGTGTGGTGTACGGCGGGATGATCGCTTCGGTGGTGGACTGCCATGCCATGTGGACCGCGATGGCCGCGCACTGCCGCGACAGTGGCATCGAAATGGATGGCACCGCGCTGCCGTTCGCCTACGTCACGGGCAAGCTGTCGGTGAGCTACCTCAAGCCGGCGGTGATCGACCAGCCGCTCGAGTTGCGCGCGCGGGTGGTGGACAAGGGCGAGCGCCGCTCCACCGTGGAGTGCGTCGTCCTGCAGCGAGGCCAGGAGTGCGCGCGCGCCGAGGTGATCGCCGTACGCGTCCAGCCGCTCGCCTGA
- the infA gene encoding translation initiation factor IF-1: MAKEELIEMRGRVAEVLPDSRYRVVLDNGHELIAYSGGKMRKNHIRIIAGDDVTLELSPYDLNKGRIMFRHLPDRGPRPTGPTTRR, translated from the coding sequence ATGGCCAAGGAAGAACTGATCGAAATGCGCGGCCGCGTGGCGGAAGTGCTCCCCGATTCGCGTTACCGCGTCGTGCTCGACAACGGACACGAACTGATCGCCTACAGCGGCGGCAAGATGCGCAAGAACCATATCCGCATCATCGCGGGCGACGACGTGACGCTGGAGCTCTCGCCCTACGACCTGAACAAGGGCCGCATCATGTTCCGTCATCTGCCGGATCGCGGGCCGCGCCCGACCGGGCCCACCACGCGCCGCTGA
- a CDS encoding pentapeptide repeat-containing protein: MSREHEERGLSTADLVSAAEEPQVRRERNEAGREAIPMPMGAPQADEMREADIREADIRGADIRGADIRDADMREAAELREPGMRTGDGPLAALFDPELAHDFRLRWSNVQIGFVDDPQRAVQQADELVAQVMKSLAESFARQRDEIEAAMGTGDQVSTENMRLALRRYRSFFERLLSL, from the coding sequence ATGAGCCGCGAACATGAGGAAAGAGGATTGAGCACGGCGGACCTGGTTTCCGCCGCCGAGGAGCCGCAAGTTCGGCGAGAGCGCAACGAAGCCGGCCGCGAGGCCATCCCCATGCCCATGGGCGCTCCGCAGGCCGATGAGATGCGCGAGGCCGACATACGCGAGGCCGACATACGCGGCGCCGACATACGCGGCGCCGACATACGCGACGCCGACATGCGCGAGGCCGCCGAGCTGCGCGAGCCCGGGATGCGGACAGGGGACGGGCCGCTGGCCGCGCTGTTCGACCCGGAGCTGGCGCACGATTTCCGCCTGCGCTGGAGCAACGTGCAGATCGGCTTCGTCGACGACCCGCAGCGCGCGGTGCAGCAAGCCGACGAACTGGTGGCCCAGGTGATGAAGAGCCTGGCCGAGAGCTTCGCGCGGCAGCGCGACGAAATCGAAGCCGCGATGGGAACGGGCGACCAGGTGTCCACCGAGAACATGCGGCTGGCGCTGCGGCGCTACCGCTCCTTCTTCGAGCGCCTGCTGTCGCTCTGA